One segment of Phragmites australis chromosome 13, lpPhrAust1.1, whole genome shotgun sequence DNA contains the following:
- the LOC133887780 gene encoding farnesyl pyrophosphate synthase-like isoform X2, whose translation MYDVLASTYVHPTHRHLIHTSLVDRITTRIEHDRRTGKEMGSLAASHVPSGLLSAGLAALANPGEVIRRASRLEDELKQLLRTHGGRAGSAAPEQGADGQRTKERFLRAYERLKSELLNDRAFGFTEEARQWVAKDDYLDCFGDPEVIGKIGTDIEDYKCSWLIVQAMELANENEMKILYENYGKSDPKRVAAVKNVYKELDLQDIFLEYESRVYKHLVSTIDAEPDRAIREILKSFWKKIYRRKK comes from the exons ATGTACGACGTGCTCGCGTCGACGTACGTTCACCCCACACATCGACACCTGATACACACGTCGCTCGTCGATCGGATTACCACGCGGATCGAACACGACCGGCGGACCGGGAAAGAGATGGGTTCCCTGGCCGCGTCGCACGTGCCGTCGGGGCTGCTGAGCGCGGGGCTGGCGGCCCTGGCGAACCCCGGAGAGGTCATCCGGCGGGCGTCGCGGCTGGAGGACGAGCTCAAGCAGCTTCTCCGGACGCACGGCGGCCGGGCGGGGTCGGCGGCGCCGGAGCAGGGCGCGGACGGGCAGCGGACGAAGGAGAGGTTCCTGCGCGCGTACGAGCGGCTCAAGAGCGAGCTGCTCAACGACCGCGCCTTCGGCTTCACCGAGGAGGCCAGGCAGTGGGTCGCCAAG GATGACTACCTGGACTGCTTTGGTGACCCTGAAGTGATTGGCAAG ATTGGAACGGACATAGAAGATTACAAGTGTTCATGGCTAATTGTCCAAGCTATGGAACTGGCTAATGAGAATGAGATGAAAATATTATAT GAGAACTATGGCAAGTCTGACCCAAAACGTGTTGCAGCAGTGAAGAATGTGTATAAGGAGCTTGATCTTCAG GACATATTTTTGGAGTACGAGTCAAGAGTTTACAAGCACCTGGTTTCCACCATTGACGCCGAACCGGACCGTGCGATTCGAGAGATTCTGAAGTCCTTTTGGAAGAAGATCTACAGGAGGAAGAAGTAG
- the LOC133887780 gene encoding farnesyl pyrophosphate synthase-like isoform X1 — MYDVLASTYVHPTHRHLIHTSLVDRITTRIEHDRRTGKEMGSLAASHVPSGLLSAGLAALANPGEVIRRASRLEDELKQLLRTHGGRAGSAAPEQGADGQRTKERFLRAYERLKSELLNDRAFGFTEEARQWVAKDDYLDCFGDPEVIGKVQKIDPSHGLTIVMLMASVRPIELIGTDIEDYKCSWLIVQAMELANENEMKILYENYGKSDPKRVAAVKNVYKELDLQDIFLEYESRVYKHLVSTIDAEPDRAIREILKSFWKKIYRRKK, encoded by the exons ATGTACGACGTGCTCGCGTCGACGTACGTTCACCCCACACATCGACACCTGATACACACGTCGCTCGTCGATCGGATTACCACGCGGATCGAACACGACCGGCGGACCGGGAAAGAGATGGGTTCCCTGGCCGCGTCGCACGTGCCGTCGGGGCTGCTGAGCGCGGGGCTGGCGGCCCTGGCGAACCCCGGAGAGGTCATCCGGCGGGCGTCGCGGCTGGAGGACGAGCTCAAGCAGCTTCTCCGGACGCACGGCGGCCGGGCGGGGTCGGCGGCGCCGGAGCAGGGCGCGGACGGGCAGCGGACGAAGGAGAGGTTCCTGCGCGCGTACGAGCGGCTCAAGAGCGAGCTGCTCAACGACCGCGCCTTCGGCTTCACCGAGGAGGCCAGGCAGTGGGTCGCCAAG GATGACTACCTGGACTGCTTTGGTGACCCTGAAGTGATTGGCAAGGTACAAAAGATTGATCCATCTCACGGCCTTACAATTGTTATGTTGATGGCTTCAGTCCGACCTATAGAGCTG ATTGGAACGGACATAGAAGATTACAAGTGTTCATGGCTAATTGTCCAAGCTATGGAACTGGCTAATGAGAATGAGATGAAAATATTATAT GAGAACTATGGCAAGTCTGACCCAAAACGTGTTGCAGCAGTGAAGAATGTGTATAAGGAGCTTGATCTTCAG GACATATTTTTGGAGTACGAGTCAAGAGTTTACAAGCACCTGGTTTCCACCATTGACGCCGAACCGGACCGTGCGATTCGAGAGATTCTGAAGTCCTTTTGGAAGAAGATCTACAGGAGGAAGAAGTAG
- the LOC133887780 gene encoding farnesyl pyrophosphate synthase-like isoform X3 translates to MYDVLASTYVHPTHRHLIHTSLVDRITTRIEHDRRTGKEMGSLAASHVPSGLLSAGLAALANPGEVIRRASRLEDELKQLLRTHGGRAGSAAPEQGADGQRTKERFLRAYERLKSELLNDRAFGFTEEARQWVAKIGTDIEDYKCSWLIVQAMELANENEMKILYENYGKSDPKRVAAVKNVYKELDLQDIFLEYESRVYKHLVSTIDAEPDRAIREILKSFWKKIYRRKK, encoded by the exons ATGTACGACGTGCTCGCGTCGACGTACGTTCACCCCACACATCGACACCTGATACACACGTCGCTCGTCGATCGGATTACCACGCGGATCGAACACGACCGGCGGACCGGGAAAGAGATGGGTTCCCTGGCCGCGTCGCACGTGCCGTCGGGGCTGCTGAGCGCGGGGCTGGCGGCCCTGGCGAACCCCGGAGAGGTCATCCGGCGGGCGTCGCGGCTGGAGGACGAGCTCAAGCAGCTTCTCCGGACGCACGGCGGCCGGGCGGGGTCGGCGGCGCCGGAGCAGGGCGCGGACGGGCAGCGGACGAAGGAGAGGTTCCTGCGCGCGTACGAGCGGCTCAAGAGCGAGCTGCTCAACGACCGCGCCTTCGGCTTCACCGAGGAGGCCAGGCAGTGGGTCGCCAAG ATTGGAACGGACATAGAAGATTACAAGTGTTCATGGCTAATTGTCCAAGCTATGGAACTGGCTAATGAGAATGAGATGAAAATATTATAT GAGAACTATGGCAAGTCTGACCCAAAACGTGTTGCAGCAGTGAAGAATGTGTATAAGGAGCTTGATCTTCAG GACATATTTTTGGAGTACGAGTCAAGAGTTTACAAGCACCTGGTTTCCACCATTGACGCCGAACCGGACCGTGCGATTCGAGAGATTCTGAAGTCCTTTTGGAAGAAGATCTACAGGAGGAAGAAGTAG
- the LOC133889342 gene encoding triacylglycerol lipase OBL1-like isoform X3 has product MSKLDYCFSNDYMVLRPDRAGPAELLHLLFSPKVGRNRAVDCFTSTEIRSFGRRLAIFFNLLLQIALLALAGPMAALGAAVEFMLNLVDNILHGRMEYPDKSSPTYRSMTGLIDRRVDLDRSIKPTDNRYDAALCVMASKLAYENEAFIRNVVMRHWQMEFVRFYNCWNEFQNAYTAQAFVFCDKPVDADLIVVAFRGTRPFDAAGWCADLDPSWYKIPRLGRAHAAYTHALGAQRNIGWPKWVEHVKGKPQKVFAYYTIRDSVKELLEANKKARLLVTGHGSGGALAVLFPAILAYHKEKVVLDRLAGVYTFGQPRVGDAMLAMFVERNLDRPKKRYFRITYGNDPLPRLPNESFAVHFLHFGLGLHFDKSYKLKFFRM; this is encoded by the exons ATGAGCAAGCTCGACTACTGCTTCAGCAATGACTACATGGTGCTGCGGCCGGACAGGGCCGGCCCGGCTGAGCTCCTGCACCTCCTCTTCTCGCCCAAGGTCGGCCGGAACAGGGCCGTCGACTGCTTCACCAGCACCGAGATCCGCAGCTTCGGCCGGCGCCTGGCCATCTTCTTCAACCTTCTCCTGCAGATCGCCCTCCTCGCGCTAGCGGGCCCAATGGCCGCCCTCGGCGCGGCCGTCGAGTTCATGCTCAACctcgtcgacaacatcctccACG GGAGGATGGAGTATCCTGATAAATCGTCGCCCACGTACCGGTCTATGACCGGGCTCATCGACCGGAGAGTCGATCTGGACAGGAGCATCAAGCCGACGGACAACCGGTACGACGCCGCGCTCTGCGTCATGGCGTCCAAACTGGCCTACGAGAACGAGGCCTTTATCCGCAACGTAGTCATGCGCCACTGGCAG ATGGAGTTCGTGCGTTTCTACAACTGCTGGAACG AGTTCCAGAACGCGTACACGGCGCAGGCGTTCGTGTTCTGCGACAAGCCGGTGGACGCGGACCTGATCGTGGTGGCGTTCCGCGGGACGAGGCCGTTCGACGCGGCGGGGTGGTGCGCCGATCTGGACCCGTCGTGGTACAAGATCCCCCGGCTCGGGCGCGCGCACGCCGCCTACACCCACGCGCTCGGCGCGCAGCGCAACATCGGCTGGCCCAAGTGGGTGGAGCACGTCAAGGGCAAACCCCAAAAG GTGTTCGCGTACTACACGATCCGCGACTCGGTGAAGGAGCTGCTGGAGGCGAACAAGAAGGCGAGGCTGCTGGTGACCGGGCACGGGTCCGGCGGCGCGCTGGCGGTGCTGTTCCCGGCGATCCTGGCGTACCACAAGGAGAAGGTGGTGCTGGACCGTCTGGCCGGGGTGTACACGTTCGGGCAGCCGCGGGTCGGGGACGCCATGCTCGCCATGTTCGTGGAGAGGAACCTGGACAGGCCCAAGAAGCGTTACTTCCGGATCACCTACGGCAACGACCCGCTGCCGCGGCTTCCCAACGAGAGCTTCGCCGTCCATTTCCTGCACTTCGGGCTTGGCCTCCACTTCGACAAATCATACAAGCTAAAG TTTTTCAGGATGTGA
- the LOC133889342 gene encoding triacylglycerol lipase OBL1-like isoform X2, producing MSKLDYCFSNDYMVLRPDRAGPAELLHLLFSPKVGRNRAVDCFTSTEIRSFGRRLAIFFNLLLQIALLALAGPMAALGAAVEFMLNLVDNILHGRMEYPDKSSPTYRSMTGLIDRRVDLDRSIKPTDNRYDAALCVMASKLAYENEAFIRNVVMRHWQMEFVRFYNCWNEFQNAYTAQAFVFCDKPVDADLIVVAFRGTRPFDAAGWCADLDPSWYKIPRLGRAHAAYTHALGAQRNIGWPKWVEHVKGKPQKVFAYYTIRDSVKELLEANKKARLLVTGHGSGGALAVLFPAILAYHKEKVVLDRLAGVYTFGQPRVGDAMLAMFVERNLDRPKKRYFRITYGNDPLPRLPNESFAVHFLHFGLGLHFDKSYKLKDVKQR from the exons ATGAGCAAGCTCGACTACTGCTTCAGCAATGACTACATGGTGCTGCGGCCGGACAGGGCCGGCCCGGCTGAGCTCCTGCACCTCCTCTTCTCGCCCAAGGTCGGCCGGAACAGGGCCGTCGACTGCTTCACCAGCACCGAGATCCGCAGCTTCGGCCGGCGCCTGGCCATCTTCTTCAACCTTCTCCTGCAGATCGCCCTCCTCGCGCTAGCGGGCCCAATGGCCGCCCTCGGCGCGGCCGTCGAGTTCATGCTCAACctcgtcgacaacatcctccACG GGAGGATGGAGTATCCTGATAAATCGTCGCCCACGTACCGGTCTATGACCGGGCTCATCGACCGGAGAGTCGATCTGGACAGGAGCATCAAGCCGACGGACAACCGGTACGACGCCGCGCTCTGCGTCATGGCGTCCAAACTGGCCTACGAGAACGAGGCCTTTATCCGCAACGTAGTCATGCGCCACTGGCAG ATGGAGTTCGTGCGTTTCTACAACTGCTGGAACG AGTTCCAGAACGCGTACACGGCGCAGGCGTTCGTGTTCTGCGACAAGCCGGTGGACGCGGACCTGATCGTGGTGGCGTTCCGCGGGACGAGGCCGTTCGACGCGGCGGGGTGGTGCGCCGATCTGGACCCGTCGTGGTACAAGATCCCCCGGCTCGGGCGCGCGCACGCCGCCTACACCCACGCGCTCGGCGCGCAGCGCAACATCGGCTGGCCCAAGTGGGTGGAGCACGTCAAGGGCAAACCCCAAAAG GTGTTCGCGTACTACACGATCCGCGACTCGGTGAAGGAGCTGCTGGAGGCGAACAAGAAGGCGAGGCTGCTGGTGACCGGGCACGGGTCCGGCGGCGCGCTGGCGGTGCTGTTCCCGGCGATCCTGGCGTACCACAAGGAGAAGGTGGTGCTGGACCGTCTGGCCGGGGTGTACACGTTCGGGCAGCCGCGGGTCGGGGACGCCATGCTCGCCATGTTCGTGGAGAGGAACCTGGACAGGCCCAAGAAGCGTTACTTCCGGATCACCTACGGCAACGACCCGCTGCCGCGGCTTCCCAACGAGAGCTTCGCCGTCCATTTCCTGCACTTCGGGCTTGGCCTCCACTTCGACAAATCATACAAGCTAAAG GATGTGAAGCAGCGCTAA
- the LOC133889342 gene encoding triacylglycerol lipase OBL1-like isoform X1, which translates to MSKLDYCFSNDYMVLRPDRAGPAELLHLLFSPKVGRNRAVDCFTSTEIRSFGRRLAIFFNLLLQIALLALAGPMAALGAAVEFMLNLVDNILHGRMEYPDKSSPTYRSMTGLIDRRVDLDRSIKPTDNRYDAALCVMASKLAYENEAFIRNVVMRHWQMEFVRFYNCWNEFQNAYTAQAFVFCDKPVDADLIVVAFRGTRPFDAAGWCADLDPSWYKIPRLGRAHAAYTHALGAQRNIGWPKWVEHVKGKPQKVFAYYTIRDSVKELLEANKKARLLVTGHGSGGALAVLFPAILAYHKEKVVLDRLAGVYTFGQPRVGDAMLAMFVERNLDRPKKRYFRITYGNDPLPRLPNESFAVHFLHFGLGLHFDKSYKLKVLRDIPGEASSSSPLDFVTSRINSAWELGRSVHLGYRRGAYFREGWLLLLMRVLALALPGLPFHRVQDYINAIVLGAYIPKDN; encoded by the exons ATGAGCAAGCTCGACTACTGCTTCAGCAATGACTACATGGTGCTGCGGCCGGACAGGGCCGGCCCGGCTGAGCTCCTGCACCTCCTCTTCTCGCCCAAGGTCGGCCGGAACAGGGCCGTCGACTGCTTCACCAGCACCGAGATCCGCAGCTTCGGCCGGCGCCTGGCCATCTTCTTCAACCTTCTCCTGCAGATCGCCCTCCTCGCGCTAGCGGGCCCAATGGCCGCCCTCGGCGCGGCCGTCGAGTTCATGCTCAACctcgtcgacaacatcctccACG GGAGGATGGAGTATCCTGATAAATCGTCGCCCACGTACCGGTCTATGACCGGGCTCATCGACCGGAGAGTCGATCTGGACAGGAGCATCAAGCCGACGGACAACCGGTACGACGCCGCGCTCTGCGTCATGGCGTCCAAACTGGCCTACGAGAACGAGGCCTTTATCCGCAACGTAGTCATGCGCCACTGGCAG ATGGAGTTCGTGCGTTTCTACAACTGCTGGAACG AGTTCCAGAACGCGTACACGGCGCAGGCGTTCGTGTTCTGCGACAAGCCGGTGGACGCGGACCTGATCGTGGTGGCGTTCCGCGGGACGAGGCCGTTCGACGCGGCGGGGTGGTGCGCCGATCTGGACCCGTCGTGGTACAAGATCCCCCGGCTCGGGCGCGCGCACGCCGCCTACACCCACGCGCTCGGCGCGCAGCGCAACATCGGCTGGCCCAAGTGGGTGGAGCACGTCAAGGGCAAACCCCAAAAG GTGTTCGCGTACTACACGATCCGCGACTCGGTGAAGGAGCTGCTGGAGGCGAACAAGAAGGCGAGGCTGCTGGTGACCGGGCACGGGTCCGGCGGCGCGCTGGCGGTGCTGTTCCCGGCGATCCTGGCGTACCACAAGGAGAAGGTGGTGCTGGACCGTCTGGCCGGGGTGTACACGTTCGGGCAGCCGCGGGTCGGGGACGCCATGCTCGCCATGTTCGTGGAGAGGAACCTGGACAGGCCCAAGAAGCGTTACTTCCGGATCACCTACGGCAACGACCCGCTGCCGCGGCTTCCCAACGAGAGCTTCGCCGTCCATTTCCTGCACTTCGGGCTTGGCCTCCACTTCGACAAATCATACAAGCTAAAG GTGCTGAGGGACATACCTGGCGAGGCGAGCTCCTCTTCGCCACTGGACTTCGTGACGAGCCGCATCAACTCGGCATGGGAGCTCGGACGCAGCGTGCACCTGGGCTACCGCCGGGGCGCGTACTTCCGAGAagggtggctgctgctgctgatgcgGGTCCTGGCGCTGGCGCTGCCCGGCCTGCCGTTCCACAGGGTACAGGACTACATCAACGCCATCGTACTCGGCGCGTACATTCCCAAGGATAACTGA